The following DNA comes from Fervidibacillus albus.
GAAACCATCGAATCATATATTCGACCAATTATTCGTGTAATAGATACAATTCCAATCCATGAATTGTTAGTCAGAATGCAAAAGGAACAAATCCATATGGCCATTTTAATGGATGAATATGGTGGTACGAGTGGTTTAGTAACCGTTGAAGACATCGTTGAAGAAATTGTCGGCGAAATTCGCGATGAGTTTGACATGGATGAAATTCCCCTTATTCGTCAAATGGCGGAGGATCATTTTATTTTTGACGCCAAGGTTCTCGTCAGCGAAGTGAATGAACAGTTGCATTTGGATATTAATGATGAGGATGTAGATACAATTGGCGGTTGGATTTTGACCGAAAACTTTGAAGTTAAAGAAGGAGATTCACTTACGTATAAAAATTACCAATTTAAAATTTTGGAGATGGAAGAACACCACATTAAATTTATTGAAGTAACACCCATTCGGGAAACGGATCAATCCCCACATCCGATTCCCGTCCCCGCAAAAACAGAAATTATCTAACGAACGAAAAAATACCGAGTACGAAATGACCATCCTTTTTCGGGTGGTTTTTCTTATTCTTCTTCCGATTATACATATTGTAACAATCCACGTTTTCTGATAGCATTATTTGAAGATGTAGTGAAAATACATTTGATATATTCGTTATGTATACAATCGATTGAAAATGAAGGTGACCGTCATGGAAAATAAAAAAACAGCGATGGATCGTTTTGACTGGACGTTGGCTTTCATCCTTCTTTTATTCTCTATTATTAGTTGTGTAGCCATCTCCAGCGGACAAACCGATTCGAGATTTGATACGAACTTTATGGCTCAACAAATTTTTTGGTACGGAATCGGCGCCTTCATCATTGCAGGTGCCATGTTGTTTGACCCTGATCAATACAAAAAATTATCTTGGTATTTGTACGGTTTCGGCATGTTTATGCTCGTGGTTCTATATTTTGCACCTGAAAAGATTGCCGATGAAATTAATGGAGCCAAATCGTGGTTTACGACCCCCGTCGGTAATATTCAGCCGTCGGAATTTATGAAGACGTTTATTATCCTTGCCGTCAGCCGTTTAATTGTCGATCATCATCAAAAATATATTCGAAAAACGATAAAAACCGATTTATGGTTGCTCGTTAAAATTGGGATTACTTTCATTCTTCCATTGGCTTTCATCGCCATTCAACCGGATTTAGGAACGGGGCTCGTCTATATTGCCATCATGTTTGGTATGATTCTCGTATCAGGGATTTCTTGGAAAATCATACTTCCCTCCTTTTCCGTTGCAGGTGTAATAGGAGCAATCGTTGTGATTGTGATGCTTTATTTCCCACAATTTCTCCAAGGAGTTATCGGAGATCATGCCTTTGAACGAATTTACTCGTGGATTGACCCGTATAGTTATCCTACCGATGAAGGATACCAATTAATTAAATCTCTCCAAGCGGTTGGATCCGGTGAGATTTTTGGAAAAGGTTATATGGGTAAGGAAGTATATATTCCAGAACGGCAGACAGACTTTATTTTTACCGTCATTGCAGAAGAATACGGTTTTATCGGTGCGAGCATCGTTATTAGTTTATATTTTTTATTAATTTACCATTTAATTAAAATTGCTTTGGAAACGAAATCACCCTTTAATGCGTATATTATGGCCGGCATCATTAGTATGACGACCTTCCATGTTTTTGAAAACATCGGCATGACCATCCAATTATTACCGATCACCGGTATTCCTTTACCTTTTTTAAGTTATGGTGGGAGTTCGTTGATGGGGAATATGTTAGCACTGGGCGTCGTTTTTAGTATAAAATTTTATTATAAAAAATATATGTTCTCTTCCGAAGAGGATGAATAACGGTTTTTAAAATGTGGAAAAAAGGGACTTCCTTGTATATATTAGGAAATCCCTTTTTTCATATCGGTAAATGTTCATTTATTTTTTTAAATCGAGCAGTTTTTGTTTTAATTGATCTTCCATCGTAATCAACTCTTGCTCGGCTTGGTATCGTTTCGCCCTTCCTTCCGCTTGAATTTTTAATGTTTCCTCCAATGTGGTAATTAAATATTCCTGCGTCTTTTTCAACGTTTCGATATCGACAAGCCCTCGCTCGTTTTCCTTTGCCGTTTCGATCGAGTTCGTTTTTAACATCTCCGCATTTCTCAACAACAAATCGTTTGTCGTTTGCGATACTTGTTTTTGCGCTTCCACAGCCTTCCGTTGACGAATTAATGTTAAAGCGATAGCAATTTGGTTTTTCCAAAGGGGGATTGCTGTCATAATGGACGATTGGATTTTTTCGATTAGTTGTTGATTCGTATTTTGAATAAGACGGATTTGTGGTGCACTTTGAATCGTGATTTGACGACTTAATTTTAAATCGTGAATCCGTCTTTCCAATCGTTCAGTAAATTGAACCATATCGTTCACATCTTGATATGCCATTTGATCTCCAGATTGTTCCGCCTTTTTTTTCATTTCTGGAATTGTTGTCGTTCGTAACTCTTCAATTTTCAACTCTCCGGCCGCGATATAAATGTTGAGGGCACGGAAATATTCTTTATTTTGTTCATATAGTTGATCTAGTAGAGCGTTATCAGACATCAACGTATTTTTGCAATGATCCAGCTTCACGGTGATTCGATCGATTTGTGCACCAGTTTTTTGATATTTTGTTAATATTTCATTCACCGAACGGGATACTTTGCCGAAAAATTTCGAAAAAAACCCTTGCTTTTCCGGTTGTAACTCATCGGGATTCACTTGCTCAAGTTTACTCATCAATTCATTTAAAATATTCCCAATTTCACCGATGTTTTTATTCTTTACATGGTCGAGCATCGAATGGGAGAAATTCGTTAATTTCGATTGAGCCTTTGTCCCGTATAACGTAATCGTTTCATGATTTTTCGGGTCAATTTGTTCCGCCAGTTTAAACGCCCGTTCTTTGCTTGCTTCAGGTAATGTATCAATTAATTTTTTTGGTCGTTGTTCCACGCTTGCTTGTTTCAGTTCTGCTAATTGCAATTCCTCTTCATCGAACGGATTTTCTAACAAATCATCTATATTCGTGGAAAATTTTTCATTCGTTTCGCTCATTTTCGAAACCTCCCGTCATCAATTTTTTTCTGGTTGATCGACTGTTTCGCAACGTCCAGTTCAAACTGTAGTGAATCTAAATCTCCCTCCAACATATTGAACAAATCCTCTTTTATCACATTGGACAATTGGGACATCGTCTGCCTCGTCTCTTGTAATGATTGATTTAATTCTTTCGTCTTTACCGGTTGGGATGATAGAAAAGAATATTTTTCCGCGATTTCTACCATCGAATCTAAATGTTTATAGTAAAACTCCTCCGCTTTGAAAAAACGAATCGGTTCTTTTTTCGTAACGGAATAAATTTTTTTCACAACTCGAATGGTTTCAATGTTTTGTTTAGCGTTAATAAATTCACGAATATTATAAGTATTGAATAATGCCTTTTGCAACCGCTGGATTTTCTGTTTCGCATTTTTTAAATTCCTTTGTACCAATTTATACTCACTTTTCGTCAATCCTGTCATTTTAATCATACGGTGTCGTATATAATATTTTAGTCCGATAAAAACAACGATACCGCCGATCAATGAATAAAAAACCGATTCAAAAAAGGATTGATCAAAAATGAAAAAGCTAAAAAACCATGTTACAAAGGTAGTAAATCCAGCTGCCACAGATCGTATCAAAAAGGAGAAAAAAGCATTCATCTGTATCCACTCCTATTGTTAGTAAAAATGTTTCATGTTTCCTGCAAATTCATATTGTGAAAAAAAGGAATGATGTTTTAATGATAAAAGTCGTGGTGGATTTTTCTATTTCTACATATTTACGAATCACGAATTAAAAAGTTTCAAAAGGCCTTTTTACGAAGATGAACATCGTTTGTTTGTACAAAAACTACCTTTTCATTTATTGTATAAAAGATACGGAATAAATGCCAATAGGATTTTCTACATCTTTTTTTGAAGTTAGACCAGTAATCATCCTATATTTAAAAAAGCTGCAAAGGCAATCTCCATCCTTTGCAGCTTTATTTACCTTATTCGTTTATCCGCTCTTCTTTCCACTTAAAATTGAACAAAATTTCCGATTTATGGAAGTTCTTTTCCTTTAAGACATTTATTCAGACACTTTTAATTTTCTATCGTTTTCAATCGTTCCGTTTCGCATCCAATAAGTTTGTTCCATATAGTCTGTTAACTCTAAGTTATGTGTGACCATTACAATCGTTTTCTTTTCCATTTCATGAATTTCTTTAAAATAATCCATAATCTTCGTTGTCGTTTCTTGATCTAAGTTGCCTGTCGGTTCATCAGCTAAAATAATGTCCGGATCATTCATCAACGCTCGAGCGATTGCTAATCGTTGTTGTTCCCCTCCAGAAAGTTTCGCAGGCGGATGATTGCGACGGTGAGACAAACCGACACGATCGATAAAAAATTCAGCCCGTTCGATGAGGTGTTTATCCTTTTTAAAAGTCATAACGGGTAGTAATACATTTTCTATTACTGTTAAAGATGGAAGGAGTTGATATTGTTGAAAAACAAAACTTATTTTTTCATGACGCAATGCTGTTATTTCCCTTTCAGAAAGTTGTGACGTATCTTGTCCGTCAATCCATACTTTTCCTTCCGTCGGTTGTTCTAACATCCCCATAATTTGTAATAAGGTTGTTTTACCTGATCCCGACGGACCAAGGATTCCAATGAATTGTCCCTTTCTGACGTTCAAATTGATTTGATTTAAAGCGAATATTTGTTCACTGGTAGTTTGATATATTTTCGTTACATGTTCCAATCGTAAAATGATCATCACTCCTTCAAGTTTAATGAAATTCCCTTAATGATATGTTTCTTGAACGAATCGTTAAAGAGATGAGACTCATAATAACTGTGATGATTAAAATGGATAAATTAACGATACCTACAAGCGTCACATTCCAAGTAACGTTTGTCACAACCATTTTTAATAAAATGTAACTAAATAACGTTCCAAAGATGATTCCTCCAATGCCAATGA
Coding sequences within:
- a CDS encoding FtsW/RodA/SpoVE family cell cycle protein, with the translated sequence MENKKTAMDRFDWTLAFILLLFSIISCVAISSGQTDSRFDTNFMAQQIFWYGIGAFIIAGAMLFDPDQYKKLSWYLYGFGMFMLVVLYFAPEKIADEINGAKSWFTTPVGNIQPSEFMKTFIILAVSRLIVDHHQKYIRKTIKTDLWLLVKIGITFILPLAFIAIQPDLGTGLVYIAIMFGMILVSGISWKIILPSFSVAGVIGAIVVIVMLYFPQFLQGVIGDHAFERIYSWIDPYSYPTDEGYQLIKSLQAVGSGEIFGKGYMGKEVYIPERQTDFIFTVIAEEYGFIGASIVISLYFLLIYHLIKIALETKSPFNAYIMAGIISMTTFHVFENIGMTIQLLPITGIPLPFLSYGGSSLMGNMLALGVVFSIKFYYKKYMFSSEEDE
- a CDS encoding toxic anion resistance protein, whose amino-acid sequence is MSETNEKFSTNIDDLLENPFDEEELQLAELKQASVEQRPKKLIDTLPEASKERAFKLAEQIDPKNHETITLYGTKAQSKLTNFSHSMLDHVKNKNIGEIGNILNELMSKLEQVNPDELQPEKQGFFSKFFGKVSRSVNEILTKYQKTGAQIDRITVKLDHCKNTLMSDNALLDQLYEQNKEYFRALNIYIAAGELKIEELRTTTIPEMKKKAEQSGDQMAYQDVNDMVQFTERLERRIHDLKLSRQITIQSAPQIRLIQNTNQQLIEKIQSSIMTAIPLWKNQIAIALTLIRQRKAVEAQKQVSQTTNDLLLRNAEMLKTNSIETAKENERGLVDIETLKKTQEYLITTLEETLKIQAEGRAKRYQAEQELITMEDQLKQKLLDLKK
- a CDS encoding ABC transporter ATP-binding protein, with the protein product MIILRLEHVTKIYQTTSEQIFALNQINLNVRKGQFIGILGPSGSGKTTLLQIMGMLEQPTEGKVWIDGQDTSQLSEREITALRHEKISFVFQQYQLLPSLTVIENVLLPVMTFKKDKHLIERAEFFIDRVGLSHRRNHPPAKLSGGEQQRLAIARALMNDPDIILADEPTGNLDQETTTKIMDYFKEIHEMEKKTIVMVTHNLELTDYMEQTYWMRNGTIENDRKLKVSE
- a CDS encoding 5-bromo-4-chloroindolyl phosphate hydrolysis family protein, whose amino-acid sequence is MNAFFSFLIRSVAAGFTTFVTWFFSFFIFDQSFFESVFYSLIGGIVVFIGLKYYIRHRMIKMTGLTKSEYKLVQRNLKNAKQKIQRLQKALFNTYNIREFINAKQNIETIRVVKKIYSVTKKEPIRFFKAEEFYYKHLDSMVEIAEKYSFLSSQPVKTKELNQSLQETRQTMSQLSNVIKEDLFNMLEGDLDSLQFELDVAKQSINQKKIDDGRFRK